The DNA window ctgtaatgtaacaaaaggtggaaaaagtcaaggggtctgaatactttccaaatgcaatgTTTGATATGCATttatataattattttatttttggtaTCCAAtgcatttagctaacattaggatGAAGTAGCTTTCTAATCTAGTTAGATTGCATCATATCACCTTTCAATATTAGTTATCAACAAATATAAAATGATGTTCTTGAGATTAGAGTCATTTAATAATATGTGTGGGTGTGATAGTTTAGGAATCACAATGCAAGCCTACTCATTAGAATAAAACATTAGCAGTTCTAATGCAGTAATAGCTTCACAGTGAAACACTACTATTCTGGCTAATAATCATTCTTAAACAGTCAGTAAAATAGCTTGGCTATCTCAAAAAACTGTAGTTTGTATCATGCATGCAAGCTTACCTGTCATGTCCACATTCCACAAAGATGGAGCTGCAGACCAAGCAATATGCTAGAGGAGGACCCTATACTGTAGGCTAAGTATTCTCGTCAGTGTCAACTTAATTCATGAACTGGTACTGAGGAGATCAATTTTGTAACTTGTTTACTTTTTATTTGTGTCAGATATTTCCATTTTGGGATAGTTGTTCACTGAATTGCCAGCACTAGTTGCTCACGGTGCTACAGTGGCTACAATGTAACTAAATGTCTCGCGGATGCTGCCTTAGAATCCCATCCCAATCAGCAGTTGCCTACTGGAAAAGGGCAACCTACAAAGGTAGGTGAGGCAGGTAGGCATTTGGATTGGGACATAGCCATAGGCTTCACACAGCTCTGTCCAGACCAGATCACGCCACTGGGAATTTAAGTGGTTGTTTACTTGATCACTGAttgtacaaacattaggaacaccttcctataTATTgagcacccccttttgccctcagaacagcctcaatttgtcggggcatggactctacacaGTGCTGGAAGCATTCCACAGAGATGcttgcccatgttgactccaatgcttcccacaggtgtgtcaagttggctggatgtcctttgggtggtggaccattcttgatacacacaggaaactgtctCAATTCTCTTAAggcttcaaaatccttctttaacctctctcctccccttcatctatgttgattgaagtggatttaacaaatgacatcaataagggatgatagctttcacctggtcagtctacgttCCTAATGATTTTTGCACTAAGGGTGTTTTTCAATATGCATACTACCCTGCTCCACATTCTCATGCTGTAAGTGCATTCtccaaggatgttctcttgagCACGTTCTTGTGAGGATAAGAGTGTGGAGAATgcataaaacattacatttgtaAAGCACTCACACTCTCGCTGCATctccccattcactgaaccttcttccagccaggacaatggcaacaatagGGAAAAAACAACATATCACAaagcaaatgttttacttcataATTATCTGCTAGCTCTATGTGAATCGCAAtaatctagctagccagctatttAAACCGTCACAAATTACCTAAAACTTATGTCATGCAAGTTAGATGTACATTCTTTGTGGGTAGCTAGCTGCCACATCTTAGTGGCTAGTTAGCTAGCCCTATTGATTTACTATGGACTTACCCATTCCCTGAACCTTCCTCCAGCCAGGAAAATCGCAATAGAGACgaaacaagatatacacaaagcaaaaGTTTAACTATCAGCTAGCTATATGTGAATCATAATAATGTAGCTAACCATATAGTTTAACAGGCAAACAGGACCTAAAATGAATGGGTAGATTCTTcatgggtagctagctagctaataattaTTTGTGGCTATTtggctagctaacagtagtaGCTAGTCAGTTAGCCCTATTGACTTACTATGGGCTTGCAATTTACGCAAGTCCATAGCTATTGTAGGCAGGTATCAAGATAATGTATCAAGATAAAATATTGTAGTCAGGCATCATATGAGATGTGAATAGACAACATTTCATTCCGAAGTCTCTCACTTCAGCTCAAATAATGTCCGGCCTTTTTTACTTGGTTGCGTCATTTTTCTGTGCATACTTTCTGTTGAAGCTTGAATTGATGCATGCTGCAAAATATGTAGAAACGGAGTACGCATTAAAGTGCTAGCCGTGCTCCGTTTCGCATACTGTACCTTGATTTGGACATACTACGACACTCCCGTGCTCCAATTTTCATGCTCAGAACATggtagtatgcatattgagaaacaccctcCTACATCCAGTTATTGGAGCTAGGTCTAAAAAGAGAAGAGGTGAAACTGCCAGAGACATGAATATGTGCTGACAGCGAATGGTAGCACCAGTGTGTTTACATTCAGCACTGCCAAGAATCATTGAGAAGCTCAGTTCTAGTCACAGACACCTGAGCACATCCCCACTGAAAATGTGAGTCATTGTTTAGACCAGCATGGTTGACTAGAGTAAGCTCTCCACTCCACATCTGTCACTCCAATAGGCAGCaactttattatttattttggtCAATCTGTTCTTCCTGATGTGAGAGGGGATGCCATACATGAGGTAACATCTGCTGAGGTATGTCACATGAGTTTTAACATCTGTCCACGTTTTTGCGGCACCTTTCCATCAACTCACACATGTTTTGAAACACTTTACACACTCATGCAGAGACACGCaaacagagagaggtgaggaggctAGCTTGATGTAcaggtgcacacagcacagacactAGCAGTAGCATATAGCTAGATTAGACATGTATGTCCTCAAATACAACCCAAGCACAAAGCCCACCTGGAAACACAGACTTACtcacatagacccaaacatgcaAACCCACTGCAGGGCTACAGTTCATTGTCACTTTGCTCGTATATGCTGTCCATCACTGAGACAGTGGTGACTGTACACACTACTGACTCTCTTAACCCACAGGGGCTCGCAATTGTCCAAGCTGTCAGGCAACATCTGCTGAAATTACCCACCAGCCACTAGCCAACCAGTGGTGACTGACTGGGTTCTGGAGATAGGCTTTCTTATCCTCAAAGTGTCCCACACATATTCAGAGCCCAGTCACCCATTTCCCTTGAAGAATAGGATAATTTCTTGAACATATTGTACCGCGCAGGTCAGGTTAAGCTAATAGACACttgtagatacacacacacacacacgggcacacaatCAGTCATTCAAGCAAGCACGCATATAtgcacagagacatacagacatactcTCCCTAATTTATTTTTGCATTCTAATCCTCTCTGAGCCtattaatatttctgtttccatgGCAATGGTAGAAGGGTCAGAGCCAAGCCAAGTGAAGTGGAGTGCAGTGCAGTGAGAAGATAAGAGCATGTGACCTGTATGGACCACAGGGCGTGAGGTCAAGCAGAAGTGTAAGAGTAAGTCACTCAGACATGAACCTCGCCCTCTACCTCACCTCCTCCGTTCACCAGCTAGATTAATGAACCCatgggaagagggggaagaggggggggagaaggggaaggagacTCGTCTCCACCCCGGTAAAAGTGGAGACCAAAAGCAGTTTCTTATTACTCCCATGTGCCCTTTCCCCCCCAAGTGGATGGAAGTTTTCCTAATTACTAAAGCCTTTTTTAGTTACTGATTGTGTGTTTAAATCAGGTGATGAAAAGCAGGTAGCCAACAGCATTCTGAAATGGCTGCTTGATTGTTTTTGGGGTGGAATTTCCAACGTTAATGGCCCCCATCCATATCCTTAAATATCACAGCCACTCCACTAATAACACACCACCTCCTACCTTTGTCACAGGCAATTTAAACAAATTATTGTTTTGCTTTCGAAGCTCTGGCTCTTACCTGCTTGCTGTTGTACTTTGGCTGGCTGGCCTTGTAGCTATAATCCGAGTACTGGTCTGAGCCTGTTGAATTGTCATCTCCTCCAGTCCCTACGAAGGTGTTGGTTGCAGGGAGGTCCTGGACTGCCTGGTGCTTCTGGGAGGCCGACGGAGACTGGGCCTGCAGCTGGATGGATGGTAGGGGAGAGTTGGAGCGGTAGTGTCTGCCAAGGTCAGGGCTGCCTGGGGGGTATGTCAGGGGCAGGTGGATCCTGGGGCTGTCGTTGACCCCATCCAGGTTGAACTTGAGACTCTTCTGGAGactgacctcctcctcctctcccaagGGCTTGGGGGACTTGGAGGGCTTTCCTTTCCTTCCCCTCTTGCCTTTGCCATTCTTTGGCCCCTGCTTAGGGGCGTAAAGGTCCTTGGTCTCCTTCTTGCCAGCCTGGTAGCCGCTCTTCGTCTCCCGCTGAATGCGGTGGCGGATAAACACCACCACTACGATCACCATGACAACGCCCGCCACTCCCGCCAGGCTTCCGTAGACAATGTTACTGCGCTGGGCCGCCAGGCCGTAGTCAGGGTCACCAGCAATGTCTGTCTCCAGAGGGGTGTAGAGACTGTGTCCCACCAGTGCTTCCACCAGGCTGACGTTAGCAATGGTCTCATTGACGTAGATGTGTACCATGGCAGTGGCGTGGCGTGCGGGTTTGCCCGCATCACTCACCCTCACCACCAGGCGATGGAGCCCACCATGTTTCCGGGTCAGCTCCTTGGCCAGGGTGATCTCCccagtagtggaggagatgctGAAGAGCTCATAAGGGTTTCCTCCAGTGATGCTGAAGACCAGCTCTGCATTGGGCCCAGTGTCCAGGTCCTCAGCCTCCACTAGCTCCACACGGCTTTCTGGGGCAGCTAGAGGGGACAGGAGTCTGAAGGAGGAGTTGGAGGGCTTGGTGACCACAGGATCATTGTCGTTTTCATCCAGGACATTGATGGTAACGCCTACATAGGAGGACCTGGGAGGCTCTCCCCCGTCTACGGCCTTCAGACGGAAGGTGTAGCTGCTCTCCTTCTCCCGGTCAAAGGAGATGCTGGACAGGATGGTTCCTGTTCCATTCTGAATCACAAACTTCCCTCCGTCTGGCTCCACAGAGAGCTGCACTCTGGCGTTCTCTCCCTGGTCCATGTCCAGCACAGTCACCATGCCAACGGCGCTGAGTGGGGGCATGTTCTCCAGAACAGAGAAGCTGTAGCCACTTAGCATgaacttggggtcattgtcattgCGGTCCAGCACCTTGACCACGACCGTGGCTGTTCCTCTGTGACTGGGAGAACCTTTATCAGACGCAGTGACCCGGAACTCATAGCGTTCTTTATGCTCTCTGTCCAGTGAGCTCCGTGCCCTCACCTCCCCTGAATCGGGGTCAATCTCAAACAGGCCCCTGGTAGATGTGTCTGCTACGATGCTGTAGACCAGCTCGGCGTTAGTTCCGCTATCAGCATCCGTGGCAACCACGTCCACAACCTTGTCCCCTGGCTGGTTCTCCTCTGCAAAGGCAACCTCAAACAGGTTTGGGGAAAACACTGGGGAGTTGTCATTAACATCAGTCACCTGCACCTTCAATGAGTTAGTACTTGAAAGAGCTGGGTTGCCAGAGTCAACAGCCACAATCTCCACACGGTATTCCCTGACCCTCTCATAGTCCAAGGGGGTTGTAGTCTGCAGAAAATACTTCCTCTTGTTAGTGGACGAGTCACTAGCCGGGCGCAGCTGGAACGGCACGTCCCCCGCCACCACACAGGTGACCACTGCATTCTCCCCCTCATCCCTGTCAGACACCTGGACAAGGGCCACCGCCGTGCCCACTGGCATGTCCTCTGATATGTTGGCCACCCCGTCACTGTGGGTCACCAGGCCGATCCCACGGATCTCCACAGCAGGGGAATTGTCATTCTGGTCAGTCACCTGGATTGTCACAAAGGTCTTGGAGCTTTTGGGTTGGGGACCTTTGTCCCTGGCCACTACGTAGAATGTCAAATCGCTGATTTCTTCCCGATCCAAGGGCCCTTTGACATAGATGATGCCAGTGGAGCGATCAATTCGCAGGAGTTTTGGCACTGGGTCTAATGCCTGGTGTAGTGTGTATTCTATCTCTCCATTGGGGCCCATGTCAGAGTCATTGGCTTTCACCTGAAATCAGAGACAAGGGATTAGGTTAGAGGTTGGAATCAGGGTAAGAATTCAGGGATAAATGTTAGCATATGGAGGTATGGGTAAGGGGTTTAGGTTTACAGCCCGATGTCATTGAAGTTAGTTTACAGCAAGAGGGCGATAAGCAAGGGAGTCTAAATGTGAATATTATAAACATATCTTGCAATAATATGAAAACACACCATCCTAGCTTCAGAGAGACACATgtgaaatgaaaataaatgtacacTGAGGGTTTATTTGACTTAGAAACTGTCAACCAAAATACCCGCTCGGGAAGAAACTTTATTGAGTGGGCTAATTGTTCAAAAAACATTCAATAAATTGGCTAAGCTTTGCTGCTTCTGGCAGCAGTTCAATAAGACTACACTGTGAAATTGCAAATTCAGTAACTTCATTCAGGCATTTCATCATGGTAAAAACCTAGAAACCCAGCACCGCATGTTGGACCCTAATGAgttgtggatataaaacacttaGTCTTCTCACAGTCAAAGTTGTATCCAATCTATACGGTAGCGTACACAACACCTTGATCACTCTGCAATATTAAAATAATGTTTTACCTGCAAAACAGAGTGTCCCACAGGGCTGTTTTCTGAAACCTCTGCCTCGTACGTGGCCTTCTCAAACTTCGGAGCATTGTCGTTAGCATCAGCAACCACCACTCTCAGCAAGGCACTGCTATAGCGCTGGGGGTTACCTCCGTCCACAGCTTTGATTGTCAGGTCGTACGAGTCCTTGAGCTCCCGGTCCAGACTGCCCAGGACGATGAGCTGGGGCAGCTTCTCCCCCCTGTCTTCCGCCACCTGCAGGCCGAAGAGCGTCACCGCGTCTGGCCCAGCTGTGAGGGCGTAGTCGGCCACCCCGTTCCTCTCCGAGTCCCTGTCTGTGGCCAGGGGAATGGAGAACAGAGCTCCCAAGTGGGTGTTTTCTGGGACAGAGATGGTGAGAACGGGGGAGGGAAACTGCGGCGTGTTGTCGTTGATGTCCTGGACCTCGATGCGGCCCTCAATGAGCCTGGGGCTCTGGTTGTGGATTAGGTCTGTGACGGACACTTCAAACTCCAGGAAGCAGGGCTTGCCCCTGACAATACTGCGGCAGTCCCTCAGTGTCTCCCTGTCTATGGGGATCTCTGTGGTGAAGATGTCCCCTGTCTTCCCATCCACTCGCAGGTACGGAGAGCCCACCTCCAGCTTGTACAAGTGACCAGAGTCTGGCAGGCCCTGGTCTGATGCCAGGCTGCCAATCAGCGTGCTGGGGGGCTGCTCCTCCTGGACCCGGTAGAGGATACCAGCCTCAGCCCAACCACAGCAGTCCAACACCAGGACCCACAACAGAACTGCTCCCAAGTGCAGTTCCATGAAGTCCGTCACCAGATTACCTgccagcaaaaaaaataaaaatataataataacacATTAAAGATGAAAAACTATACTTGGGCTTAAGGTTTATTGGTTATGTTGAATGTGCTCTGAAACAACATAGTTAATCTACGgtatgtatatacactgagtgtacaaaacattaagaatatttttgtaatattgtgttgcactctccgcccttttgccctcagaacagcctcaattaatcatggcatggactctacaaggtgtcgaaaggattccacagtgatgctggcccatTTAAACTCcactgcttcccacagttgtgtcaagttggctgggtgtcctttgggtggtggactattcttgatacacacgggaaaccgttgatactatatatatatagtatcttcATTGGGGTTTAATTAAGATTTTATAATTCTAGGGGTTTTAACGTTAGTGAAAAAAAATTATTCTCCCAGGTATGTGAAAATA is part of the Oncorhynchus clarkii lewisi isolate Uvic-CL-2024 chromosome 10, UVic_Ocla_1.0, whole genome shotgun sequence genome and encodes:
- the LOC139419232 gene encoding protocadherin-1-like; this translates as MFHMKPNTDVLLPLGAAAGALGNLVTDFMELHLGAVLLWVLVLDCCGWAEAGILYRVQEEQPPSTLIGSLASDQGLPDSGHLYKLEVGSPYLRVDGKTGDIFTTEIPIDRETLRDCRSIVRGKPCFLEFEVSVTDLIHNQSPRLIEGRIEVQDINDNTPQFPSPVLTISVPENTHLGALFSIPLATDRDSERNGVADYALTAGPDAVTLFGLQVAEDRGEKLPQLIVLGSLDRELKDSYDLTIKAVDGGNPQRYSSALLRVVVADANDNAPKFEKATYEAEVSENSPVGHSVLQVKANDSDMGPNGEIEYTLHQALDPVPKLLRIDRSTGIIYVKGPLDREEISDLTFYVVARDKGPQPKSSKTFVTIQVTDQNDNSPAVEIRGIGLVTHSDGVANISEDMPVGTAVALVQVSDRDEGENAVVTCVVAGDVPFQLRPASDSSTNKRKYFLQTTTPLDYERVREYRVEIVAVDSGNPALSSTNSLKVQVTDVNDNSPVFSPNLFEVAFAEENQPGDKVVDVVATDADSGTNAELVYSIVADTSTRGLFEIDPDSGEVRARSSLDREHKERYEFRVTASDKGSPSHRGTATVVVKVLDRNDNDPKFMLSGYSFSVLENMPPLSAVGMVTVLDMDQGENARVQLSVEPDGGKFVIQNGTGTILSSISFDREKESSYTFRLKAVDGGEPPRSSYVGVTINVLDENDNDPVVTKPSNSSFRLLSPLAAPESRVELVEAEDLDTGPNAELVFSITGGNPYELFSISSTTGEITLAKELTRKHGGLHRLVVRVSDAGKPARHATAMVHIYVNETIANVSLVEALVGHSLYTPLETDIAGDPDYGLAAQRSNIVYGSLAGVAGVVMVIVVVVFIRHRIQRETKSGYQAGKKETKDLYAPKQGPKNGKGKRGRKGKPSKSPKPLGEEEEVSLQKSLKFNLDGVNDSPRIHLPLTYPPGSPDLGRHYRSNSPLPSIQLQAQSPSASQKHQAVQDLPATNTFVGTGGDDNSTGSDQYSDYSYKASQPKYNSKQLPHRRVTFSTANPVQDLQDASQHSYYDSGLEESETPSSKSSSGPRIGPLTLPEDHYERTTPDGSIGEMEHPENDMRSIPDVAMTGNCTQECSELGHSDACWMPGQPSPVRKTRNPPKLSTFVPYQERGSLGRLANGSARLGGEEHRAHLPPSRSAYSNSGHAPSQDFPLEEVPLSVATEFPSTSPPSHTPKREIYL